In one Dreissena polymorpha isolate Duluth1 chromosome 7, UMN_Dpol_1.0, whole genome shotgun sequence genomic region, the following are encoded:
- the LOC127838749 gene encoding uncharacterized protein LOC127838749: protein MIKRCCVTSVFATNTETAFQLFVTKLSDKINYKWDVDLRKMNADIASIGDPLDKMQRGKEENVASVKASYERSLQEIFDIRARFNAVLDNLQKNTIKELESLKETLHETLQKDIDICKQTSKKIKTMSTIIEDIGYSVSERGFIANIKFNEEKRLSMQILQEIKKNPRVKISLQYNVNLSDCMSTCTGLGTAIKTNEETAEDPNKAISITGKHAFKFNVKTDSDQYECAITSISETSDGQLIIADLNNGCIKLLSQACTVTSILTLPSLPWSMCTISRNMVAVAVSNRNSINQIQLVRVDNGTLINDTTLRLNHPCYGIAHHCDDLFVTSGIALYQYKMDGESVLKYESNIGNNVDVQSVVGVALSPDGKKIYVTDNRRGQLVTLNRDFNAECRLEQNTFQRQDATCNIHVAVTGHVFVFGVMSIVQVHTSGRNICARLERMVA, encoded by the exons AAACTGCCTTTCAGTTGTTCGTGACAAAATTAtctgacaaaataaattataaatgggATGTTGATTTAAGAAAAATGAACGCTGACATTGCATCGATTGGAGACCCCCTTGATAAAATGCAGCGCGGGAAAGAAGAGAATGTTGCCTCTGTAAAAGCTTCATATGAACGATCGCTGCAAGAAATCTTTGACATTCGTGCACGGTTCAACGCTGTATTAGACAATCTtcaaaagaatacaattaaggAATTAGAAAGTTTGAAAGAGACGTTGCATGAAACTTTGCAAAAAGACATAGATATTTGTAAGCAAACTAGTAAAAAAATTAAGACCATGAGTACTATTATCGAAGACATTGGATACTCTGTATCGGAACGCGGATTTATTGCCAACATAAAATTCAATGAAGAGAAGAGGTTGTCAATGCAAATTTTACAAGAAATAAAAAAGAACCCCAGAGTCAAGATTTCGCTTCAGTACAATGTCAACTTGTCTGATTGCATGTCTACGTGTACAGGACTCGGGACAGCTATAAAAACGAATGAAGAGACTGCAGAAGATCCGAATAAGGCCATCTCTATTACGGGAAAGCATGCATTCAAATTTAATGTAAAAACAGATTCAGATCAATATGAATGTGCTATAACCAGTATAAGTGAGACTTCCGACGGGCAACTCATCATTGCTGACTTAAACAATGGATGTATTAAACTCCTCAGTCAGGCATGCACAGTGACTTCAATCCTTACTCTCCCTTCTTTACCGTGGTCCATGTGCACGATTTCAAGAAACATGGTAGCAGTTGCTGTTTCTAATCGCAACTCTATAAATCAGATCCAACTGGTAAGAGTTGACAATGGAACACTTATAAACGATACAACGTTGAGGCTTAATCATCCCTGTTACGGTATCGCCCATCATTGTGACGACCTGTTTGTCACTTCCGGCATTGCCCTATACCAGTACAAAATGGATGGAGAGAGTGTACTCAAATATGAGAGTAATATCGGGAATAATGTCGATGTTCAATCAG TTGTAGGAGTTGCCCTTAGCCCTGATGGAAAGAAGATCTATGTGACCGATAATAGACGCGGCCAGCTTGTCACCTTGAACAGGGATTTCAATGCCGAATGCAGGCTCGAACAAAACACATTTCAACGTCAAGATGCAACATGTAATATACATGTAGCAGTCACAGGACATGTTTTTGTGTTTGGTGTAATGTCGATAGTTCAAGTGCACACAAGTGGCAGGAACATCTGCGCACGTTTGGAGAGAATGGTTGCATAG